The genomic stretch ataattaaataattttgagtaaataattattttttattatcaaataaaagaATGTTAGGGACCAAtagaatttataatatttagttattaattaattattattaatatttttaatagtttgAGATGATATTcaatgttataaaattatttattttttttatggttaagtactagtcaaattttaataaaactacTGCTTTTAGACTTTTTCAATATGTAAATACTTACAAAATTAactacaaaaaattaaattaaatatatatttataaaaaataaattttatttaataaaaacactcaattattaaatttttattgattctattaaaaaattatttaaaatttttaaattattcctatcgtcaataatttttttgatataCAAAATCATCGTTATCAACTTTAAAACCCGTAATCTAATATTATTATCAACCATGAAAACCATCTTCACCTTTTTCAAATACTAGGAATAACTAATTCCAAGTTTCACTAGCATAGTATTATTAATGTCAAAATTGCATATCAAATGACGATATGAAATATATAGTTACTTTGTTGACAAAAACAATGGatgaaaatttaaaacaaagTTTTCTTATTCTACAATCTTattgttatataaaaaataatattttcgaTAAAGATAGATATTCTAATAGGTACTCTCTATTAATCGATTGACACAAAAGTAAAAATATGGGGAAAAACAATGATGTTGAAATAGCATTGCCAATAATTTGATTGTTTATTAAATGGTGTttattgcaaaaaaaaaaatgtggaGGTAGCATTGATAGGAATTTGAAATCGGCAAGAAACTGGTTCTGCTTCCTGACCTACGAATTTTCGGTTGTTTTATatagttttctttcttttctctaaGAATAttgtttattaattatttttgttgtttggtTAGGAAATCTCATGCTATGGCCTTTAGATCATCTTCATACTTTCGTATCATCCATGGAAACTACATGTCTTTGATAGgagatttcattttctttttggACTGGAAACTAATTTCACCATACTTTTTGTAGGccattttaagattttaaacAGATGGGCTTCTCACAGGAGCTAAATGCCCATGGTAAACCAAAAACAGGGAATCCAAATCAGCCGAAGTTATGAGACCAAATATTGAAAGTAGCCCAAGCCTTTTTCTCAGAACACTCTGTGCTAGTGTTACCGTTGTGTGTTGAGTCTGgtgattaacaaaaaaaaataaagcaaacgaaagaaaaaaataatctCCGAACTCGActttcgaaaattctccctcCAAAATCGCTAACTACCCACGTCATCGATCCGTGCACACCACAAACTAACCAATCACATTCCACCATCGACTCCTATATAAGCACCGTACTCCTCTTCCTCATTTCACCAAACGCAGGCACAAATTAACCCTCTATACCTTCGCACTCAAAAGTTTGTTTTTGTTACTCTCATTTTCAGCCATGGCAAAGGGCGAAAAGAAACCGGCGGAGAAGAAGCCAGCGGAGAAGGCACCGGCGGAGAAAACCAAGGCGGAGAAGAAGATCCCGAAGGACGCGTCCTCCGgcgagaagaagaagaagaagaaggcgaAGAGCGTTGAGACCTACAAGATCTACATTTTCAAGGTTCTGAAGCAAGTTCATCCTGACATCGGAATCTCTAGCAAGGCCATGGGGATTATGAACAGCTTCATCAACGACATTTTCGAGAAGCTCGCTCAGGAATCTTCTAGACTCGCGAGGTATAACAAGAAACCAACCATTACGTCGAGGGAGATTCAAACCGCTGTGAGACTCGTGCTTCCTGGTGAGCTTGCCAAGCATGCGGTTTCGGAAGGGACTAAAGCTGTTACTAAGTTTACAAGTTCTTGATTTTGGAGAAAAATTTGGATTAGGGTTTGGATGGGCTGTAAAGGGATGAAAACGCATTTTGTGAAGTCGTTTTGGCTTGATTTGTTAGTCGGTGTTTTTTTATCAATGGATATTAAGCTTATTCATTTTGCcctatatttcttgtttttttctaTACTTTgcaccttttttttttggtaacaACTTCAATTAGCTCGTTCATTTGTTCTGTCTATGATGAATTTAAAATGTTAATCGACACTTATGTAGTATGCTTTAGTATTTCCAAAAGCGTTTATCTAACAcataatgttatttttaattgaagGGTTTTCAttagaaaaatttattaaagttagatttttaatttatttgttatatatttattaacaaaatttaaagatatCATTCTAAACATCCGTGTTAATAAGTTAGCTAAatcttatttaaaatttaatacgacttaatttttttttttttggggtcATGGAATACGACTTAAATTGAAAAGGGCCattcttatttcttggagacaTTTCTGCTTGTTTGTAACACTTTTATTTGTTAAACGTTGGCTTGTATCTTGGGCTAATGGCTGACAGCAGCGTTGGAAGAGTCTGGCCCAATGCTGGTTTCTATGGCAAAGCAAACCCGgttgtatttaatatttttgtttttgaaatgaaaggaaaaatcaatttttggatACATAATATTTTGAAGATTGATAGTTGCAACTCAGTTAAATAATTTGTTGGGCCAATGGCCCATTCATGGCGAACGATTGTACTCTATTTAATATCGAGATTTTCGAGTAACTAGATTATAccttgttttttaaaatttaattttgatacactaacttgtaaagtaattttatacatatatttaattatgtaatatcacattagtaaaaattattatttttcatattgATCGTGTGAATGATCATTCAAAAAAACAGTGTGAATGATCATTCAAAAAAACAGATATGATTGTGTAAAACGCTTTACACTATCAATGCATCAAAAGAGAAAGATGAACAATTTCAAGACACCATTTCCTTCAATTGGTGAAAAACATCTCCGACAATATCTTACATTATAGTTTCTTCTTTATTGTATTgtgaaatttttattgaaagaaaacGAATATTAGTGTGGACAATACTAAATTTTCTGCACGTTTAGacttcaatttattttttttagggAAGGGATAAAGGAATAAGTGCTCCAATTCCTTTCACaacaagaagatgaaaatgGTTCCTCTAATAGCCTAAGAGCAATTGATTGAAGAAGTTTTGTTTTACCATTATGAATTAGTCACCAAAATTTTGCATCAACTATGCCTCTATCGTTCAAGGAGTCATAATCATCAAAGACACCTCTAGCATCAGAAAAGCTTACAAATTTAATGTTTACTTTTCTCCTCTCTTCTTCGTTAAAAAAATACCTCTTCAAACATTTAACTCTCTCATTAGTGATCTCAATATCTTGATGAGGAGAAACTCGTGTAAGATCTTCTCTCAACTATTGATGGCTATAATACCTATATAATTAGTGGTTAAGAAGAAATTAGTAATAACTCAATTATCTTTACTTATAAATAAAagttataattataaattataaatgtGAAGGGTTAGGTTACCTTGCGTTCAATGAATGTGCTAAATAATGAAGGGGTATACTATTTTTTGTCCATCTTTAAACTAATATTGAGTGCACAACATTATAGAAGAATGATGATTcttattcattttttctttcatagAGATATATAGCACTTTTcacattttttataattaaaccCCACATCTCATTAATCAAATGAAGAGTAGGTGCATCCGTGTCTGTACTTCTTAAAACATTATAAATAGAATTTGTAAAAGCAAGAATATAATCAATTTTTTACCACCAATTTTCACTCAATTTTTTCTGTAACAAACTCACCTTTGCCAATATTATCTTCCTTGTATGAAGACCACTTTTTACTTATAACCATCTCTTTGAGTCCTTACTTTAACAACTTAAATCTTTTGAGCATCACAGTAGTGGAGGCAAATCGAGTAAGAACAACATTAAAATTTGTGTTTAAAAGAGAGAGTGAAACTGTGAAATTAAGACTGGGAGACAGATATTAGAAAATCCCAATATTATATTTGGTGTAAAAGTGGATGTCTCAATATCCTATTTGGTTTGAGATAgaaattgagaataaaatatttgaaattataaatttacccctaaatttaaaataaaacccTAACCCAAATCTTGTTTCAATTTCCATCCCCTTTTTCCTGAGTTCTAACCGAGAAGTCAAGGAATCATCTGGTCAATCTTGCCGCCGGTAGCAGCGCCAACGATCTTGTCAAGCAAGGTGCGCCGCAGTGTCTCTGACGCTTGTCAATCACGCCGCCAGTTACTCGTGAGGGTTGGGTTGTTGTGCCGTTCCTCGCCTCTACGTCTGCCTCACCACCGCCACCGCCATCTCTATTCTGCTCTGTGCTTTTCCTCGGAGCTGTGCCTTTGCTCTCCTTCTTTCACTCTTTATCGTTGCCGTTCTACTTAGGTAGGTACAAAACCTTGTTATTTTTCCTTatttgctaattaatttttttgaagatTAAAGTTGATAATTTGATATAGCATTTGTtgagttaatactcaaaatAGTCCCTGAAATTTGACCCCCGATTTAATTTAGCCCTCAAGATTTCAATTGACTCTAATTGTACCCTGAAATTTTGACCTGCGCCTCAATTTGGCCCTTCCGTCGTTTTTCGTCACCAGAGAGCTGACCTGACAAATTTGGTTGACACCTGGCACTatcaaaacgacgtcgtttaaCTCTTGGCGCCCAAATTGTTTAGAAACAACGTCGTTTGACATGAGAAATGGGTTAATACCAAAACCCAAACGTTAACCACTTCCAACTGACCctccttcttcctcctcttctccTCGTATACGTACCCTTAGAGAAGAACCATGGGTGTCGCTGTAACTAAAGCTGAAGCTTTTCTTACTTATTTCGCCCCCCATTGTGAAGACTAATTGCCTGGGAATCACCATCTCTTCAAAAACAGGTTACTAACAAAATCGTTGCTCTCAACATATGATGCTCTATTTTCTGCAAAATGTTGCATGAGGtttgttcttcattttttttgatCTATTTCATCAGCGAAACTTTGGCGGATTTTGGTTGATTACGGTTGCTGATGATGGTAGAGTTCTTGTATGATagggtttaattttttttgtatgtaTGTGGCTGTGATCAACTGAATCCTATAATTTTTTGTAACGCGGTCATTGATTCTTCATATTCCATTTTAAAATAACAATCTTACTCCTTCATATCCCATTttaattgaaaactgaatctaTTATTTGTTGCAAAATATTAGCTTTTAATTTGACATTCTAGCTGCGCAGTTCTGGTTAGTTTGTTTATTTgttctttttaattgatttttcaTTGGAAAACTATGTAATTTTAATGGTAGACTCATGCTGTATGTCATTTAATATGTTCTTGTTACCTTTTGATCATTTTAAATCTAATAAATACAATAATCTATGCGATAAAATTTATGAGATGTGGTATAGAACAACCGAACAACTTTTGTATATCTTTGAGAAATTGCATTGATCTATGAAATTGCATTGATATAAGAAAATACATGTGAGATTTGGTGAGGTGTCTGGAAATGCTCCATTAGCACCACATCTTGCTGTTGATAATGCACAAGCTTTAGAGGTTATACTCACCCAACCCATTTACTCACAGTTAGAAAATCAAGAACATGTAGTGATTGGTTTCTAATATTTGATGAACTGTTGACTAGTTTGTAACCGTTTATCATACAcggttaaatatttttttggatcCAATTGATTGATGTTATTTGGTTATCTTCGGGAGACTCTTGCGATTTGGGAAAATTGGGCTGCTaggttttatttgaaatttttaggGGTTAAATTGATGCCTTTAAATATTTTGCGACTTCATCTAACTGCTTTGCTGCCAGGTGTCAACCAAAATTGCCAGGTCAGCTTTCTGGTGACGGAAAACTACGGAAGGGCCAACTTGACGTGCGAATCAAAATTTCAGGGTACAATTAGGGTCAATTGAAACCTTGGAGGATAAATTGAGTCAAGGGTCAAATTTCAGGGGCCATTTTAAGTATTAACTCAGCATTTGTTTATAATTATTCTGATTTTAAGTAATTAGTTAGAATTCGCCCTCATGCTGATTTTCCCTCACCAAACAAAGGCTCAAAGTATTGTGATGTAAGGTTTAGGACAGTGCATAGTGAAATGTCAGTAGAATATATAATCTTTTGAATTCAGTTATTTTGTTGCATTGGAATGAGTAACGTGAAACTGATTATAGATCCTAAGCTTGTCAGCATTGAAAATCATAATTacagaaagagaaagagaaagagagagtgaGAAACTGAGTGTTGGTTATGGCTGCTACAATGTAAGATAGTCCAAGAAGTCCAGAGACAAAGCTTGGAATGAGAGTTATGtgatatttttttcattattttgatcaTCCAAGATGTTAATGCTTATCTCTACTTAGTAGTTTAGTTAGAATAGATTGAGAGtgaattttttactttttgatGTTTTCAGAAATTGAGATAAAATCAGATGCTACCTTAGCTGAAGCAGTTGAAATACTAGTAGAACACAAAGTGGAAAAggtttctttttattcttttaaaaatgtAGTCTTTTTTATCACATCAGaaaagtgaaaacaaaattcttctTTAAAATTCATTATTAATCATTCAAATGATTGAGTGAAATGTTGGTTTATTGTGAGCTACTCGTCGACCACATTCCTTTAATCATTGTATGAAAAGAACCTAGGAATTGGTCTCTTTTGCTTTCCagactcaagatcaaacaaatGAGAGTGATATTATGATGCTGAAAatattaacatatttttttatttagtctTTGTGATTTATATGTTTTTAATTCTAGTGATTTTTTCAAATTCTAGTACTTGAATTGTATTGTATTAGTTATATGAGATATGTGTAAGGAGAAACTATGTTGAATTACTCCCTATGTAATCGTTGATATGTCAATCTCTTGTAAATgtcttaatatataaataaaacttTTGGTTCCAGCAATTGCACACTTCCATTTTTTAGCTTATAATTCCTTGTAAGACTTGCAAATATTTATCATCCAGGACTTGAGAAATAAAGTACATCATCATTATTAATTCTTATTAATTCTTATtgctaagaaataaaattagtGGATTAGGACTTGAGAAATCATTGTAAATTCTTATTGCTAAGAAACAGAATCAATGGAGCATGACTTGAGAAATAAAGTACATCATCATCACAGCTTCTTATTGCTaatataaaagaaaagtaataCCGTTTTGACTATCTAATTAATACCAAAACATTGTTAATCCTAAATCATTCTAACTaagttttaaaatattatactaAACCACATAATAAGTTTCATAAACATATCACAACTTCAGACAATAACCACTCATCCTAAAAGATAATGGATTGCACAAGAGCACTCTTTTGAGAATATGTGAAGACCCAGAAGTAAGTACATAGAttcaaatttttagaaaacttcaatACGACTTGCACCACCTCATCCCACTAAACCCAAGCTGTTCAAGCTTCTCACCGATCTTAAACTTCCTATTCACATCGGCGAGAACATCGGCAATTACTTGGGTATTGTTTGCTTGGGCAGCGGTGGATTGCTAGATATGCTCAGCCATCCTCTCTAGAACATCAGTTTGTTTCTTCTTCCTACCAGAATGCCTTGTGCTACCTGCACCAGATTCAGAGTATGAAGCTTGCCCTTGCCCTCCGTCGATGTTTGTATTTGAAGACATTTCAGAGTCGTCCAATCCTTGAGTCTGGTCTTCAATTTCTTCATTAACTTGTTCTTCTGCATCAAAACCACTAACTGCACCTGCCCCCATGTCTTTGTCCTTTTTGAATATACCCTCCAGCCGGTGAAACAAATGGAATAACTTTCCAAGAGTATAGAATTTAGTCGGGTGTGTCTACGACAAAAAAAAGTTATAGTCAGTATACACTCTACAATGACAAATCATTCAACTTGAGTTAAATTCACACACGACCTTTATGTACGCATCAAGGACATATTTGCTATCAATTTTTACACATCATTTTTCAGAATTTTAGCCAAATCCACTGCATGTAAGCATCTCAGAGGCGTACTGATACTTCTCCTTCAGCCTTTATGCTTATTCTTGCAATGTTTGACAGTTAGGGTACAAGTTGGGAAGGCCTTCAGCATCTTCAAAGCTAGTTTTTCAAAAGTTTCAAGTTTGAAATGACTACAATCAGCCTTCTGACCATCAATAAGGAAATCCTCCATGAAGACAACAGATGCTTCAATTTCTTTATCACACCATATGCATTTGTCCATTATCACCTAAGAAGAAGTTTAATATAAAGAAAATGTACAATCCAATACTATCACAACCGTCAACAATAACCATCAATAATAATTCTTATAAATACCAAATAAATGTCAATTACAATAAccatgtttcaattcataagTCTTACAATACCATTAATAAGTCTTACACTACTATCACAACAAGTCTTTCAAAC from Arachis stenosperma cultivar V10309 chromosome 9, arast.V10309.gnm1.PFL2, whole genome shotgun sequence encodes the following:
- the LOC130950995 gene encoding probable histone H2B.3, with amino-acid sequence MAKGEKKPAEKKPAEKAPAEKTKAEKKIPKDASSGEKKKKKKAKSVETYKIYIFKVLKQVHPDIGISSKAMGIMNSFINDIFEKLAQESSRLARYNKKPTITSREIQTAVRLVLPGELAKHAVSEGTKAVTKFTSS